From the Clostridiales bacterium FE2011 genome, one window contains:
- a CDS encoding DUF1292 domain-containing protein, with the protein MSDEIKNNEDSFEQDDVNALTEGDIIEMIGDDGETVSFIFVDALEYEGDVYLALAEPEEDDAVFFLKIEQDEEGNDVYNAPDEELEDILFKRFTEMRGSEE; encoded by the coding sequence ATGAGCGATGAAATCAAAAACAATGAGGATTCCTTTGAACAGGATGATGTGAACGCCCTGACCGAAGGCGATATCATCGAAATGATCGGTGATGACGGTGAAACCGTATCCTTCATTTTCGTTGATGCGCTGGAATACGAGGGAGATGTTTATCTCGCCCTGGCTGAGCCGGAAGAGGATGACGCTGTTTTCTTCCTGAAGATTGAACAGGATGAAGAAGGCAACGATGTTTACAACGCTCCCGATGAAGAGCTGGAAGACATCCTTTTCAAACGCTTTACCGAAATGCGCGGAAGCGAGGAATAA
- the ruvX gene encoding Holliday junction resolvase RuvX: protein MNERIVCLDIGDVRIGVAVSDPTGTIASPVEVIQRVGWGPDTRRIVSICERYETNRILSGLPLNMDGSEGFQAQKVRQFCDQLVKAGLQVVFQDERLSTVSAEDALIEGGVSRAGRKQKVDMIAASVILRQWLEENKNKEG, encoded by the coding sequence ATGAACGAACGAATTGTCTGCCTGGATATCGGTGACGTCCGGATCGGTGTGGCTGTTTCAGATCCCACCGGAACCATCGCCTCTCCCGTGGAGGTGATCCAGCGGGTTGGCTGGGGGCCGGATACGCGCCGGATTGTTTCCATTTGTGAACGCTATGAGACCAACCGTATTCTTTCCGGCCTGCCGCTGAATATGGACGGTTCCGAGGGCTTTCAGGCGCAGAAGGTCCGCCAGTTCTGCGATCAGCTGGTCAAAGCAGGTCTGCAGGTTGTTTTCCAGGATGAACGCTTGTCCACGGTCTCTGCGGAGGATGCGCTGATTGAGGGCGGAGTTTCCCGCGCCGGGCGGAAGCAGAAGGTGGATATGATTGCCGCTTCGGTAATACTCCGGCAGTGGCTGGAAGAAAATAAAAACAAGGAGGGTTAA
- a CDS encoding polyribonucleotide nucleotidyltransferase encodes MESKKYTMDFAGRPLTLEFGRYCEQANGSVWVHLGDTVVMVNATMAPAPREGVDFFPLAVDVEEKQYSVGKIPGGFIKREGRPSEKATLTCRLIDRPLRPLFEKGMRNDVQVVVTILSVEQDVPPEIPAMIGSSVALAVSDIPWNGPTGAVLVGRVNGQFVICPDEAQRAESDLSLYVAGTEEAIMMVEAGAKELSEETMLDAILFGHEEIKKLVAFQKQIVAEIGKEKQVVPLITTGDDIKAAVREFAYDKCVWTFDTFDRSERQQREAQTKQETLAALAEKFEGRESEIEDALYYLNKEVMRAKILNEGIRPDGRKVTEIRPIWCDVGVLPRTHGSAIFTRGQTQALTVTTLGTVSEGQTLDGLSSEDFKRYIHHYNMPPYATGEAGRLKSPGRREIGHGALAERALLPVIPSEEEFPYALRLVSEILSSNGSSSMASVCGSTLSLMDAGVPIHAPVAGVAMGLITDKESGKLAVLTDIQGLEDFLGDMDFKVAGSMNGITALQMDIKIAGINRAILQQALRQALEGRLHILKIMLDTLGQPRAELSPYAPKIIRFTINPEKIREVIGPGGKMINKIIAETGVKIDIEDDGSVFISTPDQQAADKARHIIEGIAKDIEVGDVYTGKVVRIMNFGAFVELAPGKDGMIHISKLDNKRVEKVEDVVNIGDELEVKVNEIDAQGRINLIRNDIEYASGTDFSRHDGNRRPPRRNSNHD; translated from the coding sequence ATGGAATCCAAAAAGTACACAATGGATTTTGCCGGCCGTCCCCTGACGCTGGAGTTCGGCAGGTACTGTGAGCAGGCCAACGGTTCTGTCTGGGTCCACCTGGGCGATACCGTCGTTATGGTCAATGCCACCATGGCTCCCGCTCCCCGCGAAGGCGTGGATTTCTTCCCTCTCGCAGTTGATGTGGAAGAGAAGCAGTATTCCGTTGGCAAAATCCCCGGCGGTTTCATCAAGCGTGAAGGCCGTCCCTCTGAAAAGGCTACCCTGACCTGCCGCCTGATCGACCGTCCTCTCCGCCCCCTGTTCGAAAAGGGAATGCGGAACGATGTCCAGGTTGTTGTCACCATCCTCAGCGTGGAACAGGATGTTCCTCCGGAAATCCCGGCCATGATCGGTTCTTCCGTTGCCCTGGCTGTCAGCGATATTCCGTGGAACGGACCGACCGGCGCTGTGCTGGTGGGCCGTGTCAACGGTCAGTTTGTCATCTGCCCCGATGAAGCCCAGCGTGCTGAAAGCGATCTGAGCCTCTATGTGGCCGGTACGGAAGAGGCCATCATGATGGTTGAAGCCGGTGCCAAGGAACTGTCCGAAGAAACCATGCTCGACGCCATCCTCTTTGGTCACGAAGAGATCAAAAAGCTGGTTGCCTTCCAGAAGCAGATCGTTGCCGAAATCGGCAAGGAAAAGCAGGTTGTGCCGCTGATCACCACCGGTGATGACATCAAGGCCGCTGTTCGTGAATTTGCCTATGACAAGTGCGTCTGGACCTTCGATACTTTCGATCGTTCTGAACGCCAGCAGCGTGAAGCGCAGACCAAGCAGGAGACCCTGGCTGCCCTGGCTGAAAAGTTCGAAGGCCGCGAAAGCGAAATTGAGGATGCGCTGTACTACCTCAATAAAGAAGTCATGCGCGCGAAGATCCTGAATGAGGGTATTCGTCCTGACGGCCGCAAGGTTACCGAAATCCGCCCCATCTGGTGCGATGTCGGCGTCCTTCCGCGGACCCACGGCAGCGCTATCTTCACCCGCGGCCAGACCCAGGCCCTGACTGTGACCACCCTGGGCACTGTCAGCGAAGGTCAGACCCTGGACGGCCTGAGCAGTGAAGATTTCAAGCGCTACATCCATCACTACAATATGCCGCCGTATGCCACCGGTGAAGCCGGCCGTCTGAAGAGCCCCGGCCGCCGCGAAATCGGTCACGGCGCTCTGGCTGAACGGGCCCTGCTGCCCGTCATCCCCTCTGAGGAAGAATTCCCCTACGCCCTGCGTCTGGTCAGTGAAATCCTGTCCTCCAACGGTTCTTCTTCCATGGCTTCCGTCTGCGGCTCCACACTGAGCCTGATGGACGCCGGCGTTCCGATTCATGCCCCCGTTGCCGGTGTGGCCATGGGTCTGATCACCGATAAGGAAAGCGGCAAGCTGGCTGTCCTGACTGACATCCAGGGCCTGGAAGACTTCCTTGGCGACATGGACTTCAAAGTTGCCGGTTCCATGAATGGTATCACTGCCCTGCAGATGGACATCAAGATTGCGGGTATCAACCGTGCCATCCTGCAGCAGGCGCTGCGTCAGGCACTGGAAGGCCGCCTGCATATCCTGAAGATCATGCTGGATACCCTCGGACAGCCCAGGGCTGAACTGAGCCCCTACGCTCCGAAGATTATCCGCTTCACCATCAATCCCGAGAAGATCCGCGAAGTCATCGGACCCGGCGGAAAGATGATCAACAAGATCATTGCTGAAACCGGTGTGAAGATTGATATCGAGGATGACGGCAGCGTCTTTATCTCCACGCCTGATCAGCAGGCTGCCGATAAGGCTCGCCACATCATCGAGGGCATTGCCAAGGATATCGAAGTCGGCGATGTGTATACCGGAAAGGTTGTCCGCATCATGAACTTCGGTGCCTTTGTGGAACTGGCTCCCGGCAAGGACGGTATGATCCACATTTCCAAGCTGGACAACAAGCGGGTTGAAAAGGTGGAAGATGTTGTCAATATCGGTGACGAGCTGGAAGTCAAGGTCAACGAGATTGACGCCCAGGGCCGGATTAATCTGATCAGGAACGACATTGAATATGCTTCCGGAACGGATTTCTCCCGTCATGATGGAAACCGTCGTCCTCCCCGCCGCAACAGCAACCACGACTGA
- the rpsO gene encoding 30S ribosomal protein S15 — MNKSEIIAAYAQHEGDTGSPEVQIALLTERINHLNEHLKSNKNDHHSNRGLLLMVGRRRNMLEYLKKTDIERYRSLISKLNLRK, encoded by the coding sequence ATGAACAAATCCGAGATTATTGCCGCTTATGCACAGCATGAAGGCGACACCGGCTCCCCCGAAGTTCAGATCGCTCTCCTCACAGAGAGAATCAATCACCTGAACGAGCACCTGAAGAGCAACAAGAACGACCATCATTCCAATCGTGGTCTGCTGCTGATGGTTGGCCGCCGCCGCAACATGCTCGAGTACCTCAAGAAAACGGATATTGAGCGCTACCGTTCCCTGATTTCCAAGCTGAACCTGCGTAAATAA
- the pyrR gene encoding bifunctional pyr operon transcriptional regulator/uracil phosphoribosyltransferase PyrR produces MELKSEIMDEAAVLRSMKRITHEIIEKNNGTADIILLGIHRRGMPLAAILRDNIRSFEGTDVPLGSIDISLYRDDLTEVSDLPETGATSIPCDINGKKVILVDDVIYTGRTVRAAIEAVFHYGRPDSIQLAVLIDRGHRELPIRPDYVGKNIPTSHSEVVSVMVNEFDGKTGVALYQL; encoded by the coding sequence ATGGAACTGAAATCTGAAATCATGGATGAAGCTGCTGTGCTTCGAAGCATGAAGCGCATCACCCACGAAATTATTGAAAAAAACAACGGCACAGCCGATATTATCCTGCTGGGGATTCATCGCAGGGGGATGCCGCTTGCCGCCATCCTGCGGGATAATATCCGCAGCTTTGAGGGGACGGATGTTCCCCTGGGCAGCATCGATATTTCACTCTACCGGGACGACTTGACCGAAGTCAGTGATCTTCCCGAAACCGGCGCCACTTCCATTCCCTGCGATATCAACGGCAAAAAGGTTATTCTCGTGGATGACGTGATCTATACGGGACGTACGGTGCGTGCGGCGATTGAAGCCGTCTTCCATTACGGCCGTCCGGATTCCATCCAGCTGGCGGTGCTCATAGACCGCGGCCATCGGGAACTGCCGATCCGTCCTGATTATGTGGGTAAAAATATCCCCACCAGTCACAGTGAAGTTGTATCAGTTATGGTGAATGAATTTGACGGAAAAACCGGCGTTGCCTTGTACCAGTTATAA